The sequence ACAAGTTGAAACTTCAAGGAATACAACGCCCATCCTCAGAAAGTCTACAGAACCAACTGGGAGTCTTGGCAACACATCAAGTCCATCCGCTTCTCTCTCGAGGGAGAGAGTATTATACACTTCATGCACTCGACCACAGCTGACCACTTCGGTTTCCTTTAGTGAATCTCAGATACAGCACAGCAGGTTACAGTCAGACGCTGTGGGCGTTAGAGATGAGCCATCTACCCCGATGTACAATCCAAAACAGGCATTTCCAAGCAAGGCAAGTGAATCGAGCCAGACCATTGACAGAAGTGGCCCACTCATAAAAAGTCTGCTGCGCAGATCATTGTCCATGGACAGCCCCGTTCCAGTCTTTTCGCCAGCGCTGGAACTCAAAGCAGCGCAGAGCCGAGAGCAGTCTGTTGTGAAGATGGCAACGAAGAATTCGACTGACAGGGAGCCAGCAGAGCACAAACATCAGAATGCAAATGCAGTCCCACCTTTGATTCTCAAATCCAGACAGTGCAATAGATATGATGAGGAGGATGCTCACAGAGCTGAGGTCCATGTGAAAACAGAGCCCAGCAGCCCGCTGGCTGATCCATCTGACATTATACGCATTACCGTCGGTGATAATTTGCCAGTGAACTTCAGGGACTTTCAAGTTAACTTTGATGAGGGGCCCAGAGGATTTTACAAACATTCAGGAAAAAGAAAGGCAAGACTGGACAGCAGGAGGAATCCAATTAAAAAGTCCAGGGGTATGAATGAACCAGATTTTGCACCTGAGGACAGCAGGCTGACCACCACACCTCATAGTCAGATTAAGGATGACAATATTGAAACGGGTGAATCAAGGCAGAACAGAATGTTTAAATGCTGGAATTGCTTAAAGGTTTTCAGATCAAATGCTGGATTGTACCGCCATGTGAACATGTATCATAATCCAGAAAAACCCTACTCCTGTGACATTTGTCACAAACGGTTCCACACAAACTTCAAAGTTTGGACCCATTGCCAGACGCAGCATGGAGTTGTACAGAACCCAGCACCGTCCTCTAGCTCCTACACTGTCCTGGATGAAAAGTTTCAGAGGAAGCTGATTGACATTGTGCGTGAAAGGGAAATCAAGAAAGCTTTGATCATGAAGCTCAGGCGAAATAAGCAAGGAAGTTTGCAGTCACAACCATTTGGCAAAAGGAGTCTGAGAACAAGGTCCAGGTCTTACATGTGCCCTTATTGTGGGAAGTTGTTCTGGTTCCAGTCTCAGTTCAAACTGCATCTGAAGATGCACACAGGTGAGAAATCTGACCTTGACGTGGAAAGAGGAGAAGAACTACTTCAAACGCAGGACCAGACAGTTcacttaaaagaaaacaaaagcaaagaggTCTACCCTTGTCGTCTTTGCAATGAGAAACTGACCTCACTGTTTGAGCAGGGAAACCATGAGAGGGGGTGCAGGCATGCAACCGTGTGCCCATACTGCGGTCTCAGATTTTCAAGCCCGTCGGTTAAGAAGGAACATGAGACGCATTGTGAGTACAAGAAGCTGACCTGCCTGGAGTGCATGCGCACCTTCAAGTCCTCCTTCAGCATATGGCGGCACCAGGTGGAGGTGCACAACCAGAACATGATGACTGTAAAGGAGCAGATGTCTCTCAGTCTCCGGGAAAACAACGGAGAAGTCTCAGACCACCTCAGACCCCTGGGCCCCAGCCTGGAGCCTGTAAGTGCAGGGACCTCCAAAGAGGAGATTGTTTACAGTGATTCCTCAGGGCCGGTGATGTTCGATTCAGAGGACTCGTCTTTCATGCCAGAGGACCTGAGCATTCCCCAGCACCAGGGGGAGCTGAAGGTGAAGGAGGAGCCACAGGAGGAGGCGGTAGATGACAGGGCGGGGCCAGCGTCCTTAGAGGCGGGCCCTGAGGAGCCTGGCGTGTGGCCGTGTGAAAAGTGCGGCAAACTCTTCAGCACGCACAAGCAGCTGGAGCGCCACCAGGAGCTGCTGTGCCACATCAAGCCTTTCATTTGTCACATCTGCAACAAAGCCTTCAGGACAAACTTCCGCCTCTGGAGCCACTTCCAGTCCCACATGTCCACCTCGGACGAGGCCGGGGCCAGGGAGTGCGACAAGcgcccctcctctccctccccctctccacctccagccACATCGGCCGCTTGGCCGCCCGCTCCGCAAGTGTCGTCACCAAAATCCACCCAGCTGGCAGCATCAGAGACAGCGGGGTCATCACTGACCACATTCAAGAATCCAGAGCaggaaaaacaagacaacagtCTCCTGCCTAAGGCTGACGCTGCAGATAAGCCTCTTACTCCTCAGGAATCAGATACGCTGTTTTACCATGCACCTACTCTCTCTGCCCTGACCTTTAAGAGACAATACATGTGCAAACTCTGTCACAGGACCTTCAAGACTGCTTTCAGTCTTTGGAGCCATGAACAGAGCCACACCAACCCATAATATAAAGCATAGGCTATtttgtatactttttttttgaacaccTGTGTGCTTTGTACTTTTAGTGCTTCTTATAAGTGgtcaaatacaaatattatcattaaaaagaagcaaaagtTCTAGCCTTTCTGACATTTCTATTGCTCCTAAGTATAGACtgcttatttgtgttttttttttttttgtgaatcgATTTTATCCAAAATGCCCACTTATCATACTCAgagttttaaatatattcatttagaGCATGAAGAGTTTTATAGCTTGATGCTGATTTGTTTATAATATGTTCTACAGTGAATGCAAGCAcgaaagagttttttttttttttttttttgactgaactGTTTAGTATGTTTGCCAAGcgcaataatgtaaatgaattgcAGTCCAAGAGGAAGTTGCTCATCAGGCTGGGACTGTTTTCCTGGGAATAAGCACACTAGTTCCCAGAATGATTTGTAAACAGTTCAGTTGATACCAGattaatatttctgaaaacagGACAGGGCACAGATTAAAGGGGAATTGTTTGATTTTCTAAATAAATGACAGTCATTTCTAAACTCACCATGCCCAAAAATCCTTGGTCAAAATTTTAAGTGGATGGTCTAGATGGGCTGACAAAAAGTGATTAGTTCCCATCAGGAGCTTTATATTAACTGTCAGTATACTTTGATATATTTATTGTAGGTGAAAGTGACTGGCATATGaatgtatataaaatgttgcgtttttgttttctttattttgcttCTCTTTAAATGCCATTAGCTTCATTCTTTGCCTTGGAATGTGGAATTTAAGCACCTATTGTTACTAGTATATCATtgtaaatcataaaaaaatctttctgatagaaaaaagtgctttattaaggaaaaatgtgcagttttagATCAATTTAAGTGCTCTTGCATAAGACTAGTAATTGTGTGGTGGGTGGTATGAAAATGGTTACCTCTGTTATTTCTGCCTTTGCGTAGCTGCCTTATGCAGCAATGTTTGTAGACACAGTGTGGCACAGGTAAGCAAAGTCTTCGATTCACTGGCTGTTGTGTATTCTATCAATTTTAAAAT comes from Megalops cyprinoides isolate fMegCyp1 chromosome 3, fMegCyp1.pri, whole genome shotgun sequence and encodes:
- the zbtb21 gene encoding zinc finger and BTB domain-containing protein 21 — translated: MESLVHYINPAHAISLLGVLNEQRLKGQLCDVILIVGDQKYQAHKSVLAASSEYFQSLFVRKQSEAQAAVQLDFCEPDAFENVLNYIYSSSLFVDKGSLAAIQELGYSLGIPFLTNIMSAKPQVSYSVSRKRMSFSGEDDNGYQQRSVIVRQSRSDQPAASSSHLKGLNLQGKSTTKQTPPKEMLSTEPLGETCQFTGYDKQVETSRNTTPILRKSTEPTGSLGNTSSPSASLSRERVLYTSCTRPQLTTSVSFSESQIQHSRLQSDAVGVRDEPSTPMYNPKQAFPSKASESSQTIDRSGPLIKSLLRRSLSMDSPVPVFSPALELKAAQSREQSVVKMATKNSTDREPAEHKHQNANAVPPLILKSRQCNRYDEEDAHRAEVHVKTEPSSPLADPSDIIRITVGDNLPVNFRDFQVNFDEGPRGFYKHSGKRKARLDSRRNPIKKSRGMNEPDFAPEDSRLTTTPHSQIKDDNIETGESRQNRMFKCWNCLKVFRSNAGLYRHVNMYHNPEKPYSCDICHKRFHTNFKVWTHCQTQHGVVQNPAPSSSSYTVLDEKFQRKLIDIVREREIKKALIMKLRRNKQGSLQSQPFGKRSLRTRSRSYMCPYCGKLFWFQSQFKLHLKMHTGEKSDLDVERGEELLQTQDQTVHLKENKSKEVYPCRLCNEKLTSLFEQGNHERGCRHATVCPYCGLRFSSPSVKKEHETHCEYKKLTCLECMRTFKSSFSIWRHQVEVHNQNMMTVKEQMSLSLRENNGEVSDHLRPLGPSLEPVSAGTSKEEIVYSDSSGPVMFDSEDSSFMPEDLSIPQHQGELKVKEEPQEEAVDDRAGPASLEAGPEEPGVWPCEKCGKLFSTHKQLERHQELLCHIKPFICHICNKAFRTNFRLWSHFQSHMSTSDEAGARECDKRPSSPSPSPPPATSAAWPPAPQVSSPKSTQLAASETAGSSLTTFKNPEQEKQDNSLLPKADAADKPLTPQESDTLFYHAPTLSALTFKRQYMCKLCHRTFKTAFSLWSHEQSHTNP